The following proteins are encoded in a genomic region of Vulpes vulpes isolate BD-2025 chromosome X, VulVul3, whole genome shotgun sequence:
- the LOC112907291 gene encoding CXXC-type zinc finger protein 1-like has translation MSDTEELPFLDPAPQKPVVNVKKMENLKKKKEKKEKQKQKLTEKRKRTEKTDVKNPVLLRQCLGPGCVYPTRPGSKYCSDDCGMKLAADRIYEILPQRIQQWQKSPCIAEEHGKKMLERIHREQQDAHSRLKDMESHFHELEAIIQRGKQQAVCKDEETNQSSKNSLNLQIFCVSCGQSVSMHVAMRHMERCFAKYECKSSFGSMYPTCIEGATRLFCDVYDPKSKKYCKRLQVLCPEHSRDNKVSDDEVCGCPLVHNVFEVTGNFCCLPKRLCNLHYCWEKLRRAEVDLERIRALHKLEELVEQEHKVRTAMRNRAGLLGLMLHQTIQHDPLTTDLRSRLDS, from the exons ATGAGTGACACTGAGGAGTTGCCATTCCTGGATCCTGCACCACAGAAACCAGTAGTGAATGTGAAGAAAATggagaatttgaagaaaaag aaagagaagaaggagaagcagaagcaaaagCTCACAGAAAAGCGGAAACGCACAGAGAAGACAGATGTCAAGAATCCAGTCTTGCTGAGGCAGTGCCTGGGACCTGGCTGTGTGTATCCCACCCGGCCAGGCTCCAAGTACTGCTCGGACGACTGTGGCATGAAACTGGCAGCTGA CCGCATCTATGAGATTCTGCCTCAGCGCATCCAGCAGTGGCAAAAGAGCCCCTGCATTGCTGAGGAGCATGGCAAGAAAATGCTTGAGCGCATCCACCGCGAACAGCAGGATGCTCACAGCCGCCTGAAGGACATGGAGAGCCATTTCCATGAACTGGAGGCCATAATTCAGCGTGGCAAGCAGCAGGCTGTGTGCAAGGATGAGGAG ACTAACCAAAGTAGCAAGAACAGCCTAAATCTGCAGATCTTCTGTGTCTCCTGTGGGCAGTCAGTCAGCATGCATGTCGCCATGCGCCACATGGAACGCTGTTTTGCCAAG TATGAGTGCAAGTCGTCCTTTGGGTCCATGTACCCCACTTGCATTGAAGG GGCCACAAGGCTTTTCTGTGATGTTTACGACCCAAAGAGTAAGAAGTACTGTAAACGGCTCCAGGTGCTGTGCCCTGAGCACTCGAGAGATAACAAG GTATCAGATGATGAGGTGTGCGGTTGCCCACTAGTGCACAATGTGTTTGAGGTCACTGGCAATTTCTGTTGCCTCCCCAAACGCCTGTGCAACCTCCACTACTGCTGGGAGAAGCTGAGGCGTGCTGAGGTGGACCTAGAGCGCATTCGTGCG TTGCACAAGCTGGAAGAGCTGGTTGAGCAGGAGCACAAGGTGCGCACAGCTATGAGGAACCGAGCAGGGTTGCTGGGCCTGATGCTTCATCAGACAATCCAGCATGACCCGCTCACCACTGACCTGCGCTCCAGACTAGACAGCTGA